The proteins below come from a single Mercenaria mercenaria strain notata chromosome 3, MADL_Memer_1, whole genome shotgun sequence genomic window:
- the LOC123524063 gene encoding uncharacterized protein LOC123524063 has protein sequence MGTPVSKTDKFSVSDNTSGTLNEKDKKETTGILHNDERTEQEKSDGSSRDIPKSPGKKNDVTQMLCAADDDDIDEQEWGDIYKRLKTNCNNDLHILNTRFNRNDIQTYPDGSVRATGPIFTSTVAERPTRINSANYNPHAVVYERDKSRIKTAIGRNTEIMEDESSDENENSELRAKSIGTKGIYELGPLQHGLGSVQSKEEDRANSNYTEDNFDLTKNSKPEKIKEHLMFPEGNGLLFQTQTCLDIPNDNRRVQSPTPKSAENDGIICDDDDIDPFEGLDIPRQRVYSFGSASIYSVKEISDDLYQQYRTEIKNCIRSYGFFEAFPSPSIVSEAQKIYRRLDIPSPVDEDGNVLPHPPKITKSEYLATETNALEEAREKIQNMPESLLLDGETVDIVHYLCDGLDDDMRKLTMLSTWIVFWQFQRYGSQNNKPETQDECCRQFRTMCKFARIKTKLVKGIIRGPSYVPGDDPNLNHGNWLAVMINYVWLLVDPFIHQDTLAENAETYQSPMAEIDENLFDHVEQMFQDPEDFIFSHYPDEEYWQLLARPVTKAELPDLAVLRPGFFAFGMTVSNSPKAVIVVKTAETVISLAFHEESMLQFKCCFQICDYSMSSARARTYVFLETILKSHKIKVRVRFPKTGSYILDIAGSPDGHLWQNVISYKLVYEGEHFSKPFPANPREEWGPGLDTFKLGLTPLLYHSGEILMQNGVIQIAFHDEKRLKFEHVMFKEDVHINPDALKVSILKDRNNDVIFVVDIDTKVTGLFTLQLSARADPRAEFTNFCNYLISKEKKVVIPKLKFSDKSFSTDEKDPLHAPENGKLHLTVGTTGLIQLTVELKLHDRQELNLSDHAMHWIDENSGYIDLNFPRNGKYTLKVLGREVNKGRFRTIREDTIQVSVPSEKWSCFPKVGSSWNSWYKIESPLSHHLEEKEDITFKVNVKNALDVAVVSANGWYHLDRVGESWLWVGQVWTGPKSTRCRLLARFDIGSDKWSDLLLFKIMSEEDFERMEERQNSAREKAYNQKTVENN, from the exons ATGGGTACACCGGTGTCTAAAACTGATAAATTTTCAGTATCGGATAACACCTCTGGAACTCtgaatgaaaaagataaaaaggaaACAACTGGCATACTTCACAATGATGAAAGGACAGAACAGGAAAAATCT GACGGGTCGAGTAGAGACATACCAAAATCCCCAGGAAAGAAAAATGATGTAACGCAAATGTTATGTGCAGCAGACGATGACGACATTGATGAACAAGAGTGGGGAGATATTTATAAAAGACTGAAAACAAACTGCAATAACGATCTTCATATTTTAAACACAAGGTTCAACAGAAATGATATACAAACGTACCCTGATGGCAGTGTAAGGGCAACTGGTCCAATCTTTACATCAACTGTTGCTGAGAGACCCACGAGAATTAATTCTGCCAATTACAATCCGCATGCTGTAGTATACGAAAGAGATAAATCTAGAATTAAAACAGCTATAGGCAGAAACACAGAAATTATGGAGGACGAATCTtcagatgaaaatgaaaattccgAATTGAGAGCTAAATCGATTGGCACCAAAGGTATATACGAACTTGGTCCTTTGCAGCATGGACTAGGGTCGGTGCAATCAAAAGAAGAGGATAGAGCAAATTCAAACTACACAGAAGACAACTTTgatttaactaaaaattctaaacCTGAGAAGATAAAGGAACACCTTATGTTCCCTGAGGGGAATGGACTTCTGTTTCAAACTCAAACTTGTCTTGATATTCCAAACGACAATAGACGAGTTCAGTCTCCGACTCCAAAATCTGCTGAAAATGATGGTATCATTTGTGATGATGACGATATAGATCCCTTCGAGGGATTAGACATACCCAGACAGCGAGTTTATTCTTTTGGTTCAGCTTCGATATATTCGGTGAAAGAAATATCTGATGACTTGTACCAACAGTACAGGACAGAGATTAAAAACTGCATTCGCAGTTACGGATTCTTTGAAGCGTTCCCATCACCTTCCATTGTGAGTGAAGCCCAAAAGATATACAGACGATTGGACATTCCCTCCCCGGTTGACGAGGATGGCAATGTTCTTCCGCATCCACCTAAGATCACAAAGAGCGAATATCTCGCGACAGAAACAAACGCATTAGAAGAAGCCCGggagaaaatacaaaat ATGCCAGAGTCTCTTCTGCTAGATGGTGAAACTGTTGATATTGTCCATTATCTGTGTGACGGGTTAGACGACGACATGCGGAAACTGACTATGCTATCGACCTGGATAGTTTTCTGGCAGTTTCAGAGATACGGTAGTCAAAATAACAAGCCAGAAACACAAGACGAGTGTTGCAGACAATTTAGAACAATGTGCAA ATTTGCTCGAATTAAAACAAAGCTTGTTAAAGGAATTATTCGCGGGCCAAGCTACGTACCAGGAGATGATCCGAACCTTAATCATGGAAACTGGTTGGCAGTTATGATTAATTACGTATGGCTTTTGGTGGACCCGTTCATACATCAAGATACACTAGCAGAAAATGCTGAAACTTACCAGTCTCCAATGGCAGAAATTGACGAGAACTTGTTTGATCACGTTGAACAGATGTTTCAAGATCCTGAAgattttattttcagtcattatcCAGATGAAGAATACTGGCAATTACTGGCGAGACCTGTTACGAAGGCAGAGCTTCCTGACTTAGCAGTGTTGCGACCGGGTTTCTTTGCTTTTGGCATGACGGTTTCAAACAGTCCGAAGGCAGTAATTGTTGTCAAGACCGCTGAAACGGTCATTTCATTAGCATTTCACGAAGAAAGTATGCTACAATTCAAGTGTTGCTTTCAAATTTGCGACTACTCGATGTCATCAGCTCGTGCGCGAACATATGTGTTTTTGGAGACCATACTGAAAAGCCATAAGATTAAAGTGCGTGTAAGATTCCCAAAGACGGGTTCCTATATTCTTGATATAGCTGGCTCTCCAGATGGTCACTTATGGCAGAATGTTATCTCTTATAAACTTGTATATGAGGGTGAACACTTTTCTAAGCCATTCCCAGCTAATCCAAGAGAAGAATGGGGTCCGGGGTTAGACACGTTCAAATTGGGATTGACGCCACTTTTGTATCATTCTGGAGAAATACTAATGCAAAATGGTGTCATCCAGATTGCCTTCCATGATGAAAAAAGATTAAAGTTTGAGCATGTGATGTTTAAAGAAGATGTTCACATAAATCCAGACGCTCTGAAAGTTAGCATACTGAAAGACAGAAACAACGACGTCATTTTTGTTGTGGATATTGACACCAAAGTAACAGGTTTGTTCACATTGCAGCTGTCGGCTAGAGCGGATCCAAGGGCAGAGTTCACGAATTTTTGTAACTATCTGATAAGTAAAGAGAAAAAAGTGGTCATCCCAAAACTAAAATTTAGTGATAAAAGTTTCAGTACTGATGAAAAAGACCCGTTGCACGCGCCGGAGAATGGGAAACTGCATTTAACTGTCGGTACCACCGGTTTGATACAGCTGACGGTAGAACTGAAACTACATGACAGACAAGAACTCAATTTGTCAGATCATGCAATGCACTGGATAGATGAAAACTCTGGTTATATTGATCTCAATTTCCCAAGAAATGGTAAATACACTCTCAAGGTGCTGGGAAGAGAGGTCAACAAAGGTCGCTTTCGAACGATCAGAGAGGACACAATACAGGTCAGCGTCCCATCAGAGAAATGGTCGTGCTTTCCAAAGGTTGGAAGCAGTTGGAATTCCTGGTACAAAATCGAATCTCCACTTTCACATCACCTTGAAGAGAAAGAAGAtataacatttaaagtaaatgtTAAGAACGCACTCGATGTGGCTGTAGTGTCTGCCAACGGATGGTACCATCTAGACCGTGTAGGTGAAAGCTGGCTATGGGTTGGGCAGGTGTGGACTGGTCCAAAATCAACTAGATGTCGTCTGCTAGCGAGATTTGACATCGGTTCTGACAAATGGTCTGATCTTCTTTTGTTCAAG ataatgTCTGAGGAAGATTTTGAAAGAATGGAAGAACGTCAGAACTCGGCCAGGGAAAAGGCCTATAACCAAAAGACAGTAGAAAATAACTGA
- the LOC123524064 gene encoding dual serine/threonine and tyrosine protein kinase-like — MTSSSDENYKNIKHPDDVDSLSLDEVSLWLEWKGIPYEHLENLEEMQELIRHHLETPDSNEEHAKTNDTSHDVSKSQVLLEEILAKDKKMKEELSEVYLELIKFMNTVGDDLRSVMEQIHGDFDEKLATYDRELVNNECPIVVAGETSAGKSSLLNLILGTDVLPHSLLCATSTICRLHNSKSKKFEIITNENEIIPIEVNNENPEKEEELLKEKLKPYVSSTESREEHKYKQVEIYWPIPLLQDRVTIVDTPGVGESDEISKRLFEYLPNAVAFIYVINSANSGGIQEDRLLQILNEQNRWQIEGRLTTFDYNSTIFVCNKWDIVEKRHEEDKVWKDTEAKLQNALPNFPLNQVFRMSVTEAERYKKSRMGLTEKFRSLLDGVEKLVPASLHAKIGRHFQFLEMFLQQLQSKIMSRINHAKKSEEEKNKLYEDVVRRLNRLNADSDRVKDGLLNTAKAECQQMVNKLHEYLQSGDVKERLLSWREDDAPDIEAEDFEVTKFKADGIIVGRILKMLKDWEEENKLVKVASERLTKMFKEECQIISKDYTDVNVVVEGMVDEDLPLALGIAPSGKPNDALFTKSEKVILAVAAPLWVPLVTAASLLFLPVGVGMFIKETIKAGKQRRDYRENKVKYMKEWTMKIMESAFTEENVGSFIFGVYFGNFEKKIVELCEEFIPQQIAADQKQVNIIANDRRTSHQILSEFQPLLYQLKMIMGKLRYYELKYMAKDMIEQSDLHIEKEIGRGNFSDVYLATWTNGDRKERVAMKVLRRKLKGADMVSQLEEVECLRKFRHTNIVKIYGVCYTNDSTDSVDNRLTMVLEFCDKSLEDIAFNDEKLQCKNFKSIPERYEAFTFYVTMATGVCDGLTEMHQKGYLHRDLKLSNVLVKNNIAKLCDLGFARMEVAVTGTFVGTMTHMSPELLKHENYTFSSDIYSLAILLWELWYGHYAYTESDYDGLKTFQLLDAIKLGQRPKLTWKFRPTNELSDVIKACWNGDHLKRPSASEVGERLRKMYRQYHNEAE, encoded by the exons ATGACGAGTTCCTCAGACgagaattataaaaatataaaacatccaGATGATGTAGACAGCCTTAGTTTAGACGAAGTTTCTTTATGGTTAGAATGGAAAGGAATCCCCTACGAACATCTAGAGAACTTGGAGGAGATGCAGGAGCTTATAAGGCACCATCTGGAGACACCTGACAGCAACGAAGAACATGCAAAGACAAATGATACATCACATGATGTGTCAAAG AGTCAAGTGCTGTTGGAGGAAATATTGGCTAAAGACAAGAAAATGAAAGAAGAGCTATCGGAGGTATATCTAGAATTGATCAAGTTTATGAATACAGTTGGTGACGATCTGCGATCAGTCATGGAGCAAATTCATGGTGACTTTGACGAAAAGCTTGCTACTTATGATAGGGAACTTGTAAACAATGAATGCCCTATTGTTGTTGCCG GGGAAACTAGCGCCGGTAAGAGCAGTTTGTTGAACCTCATACTTGGTACCGATGTACTACCCCATTCCCTTCTCTGTGCCACTTCAACCATATGTCGTCTGCATAATAGCAAAAGCAAGAAGTTTGAAATTATTACAAACGAAAATGAAATAATTCCAATAGAAGTGAATAATGAAAACCCGGAAAAAGAAGAGGAACTTTTAAAGGAAAAATTGAAACCTTATGTGAGCAGCACAGAAAGTCGAGAAGAGCATAAATATAAGCAAGTTGAGATTTACTGGCCTATACCATTGTTACAG GACCGAGTAACCATTGTCGACACACCAGGGGTGGGAGAAAGCGATGAAATATCGAAGAGATTGTTTGAGTATCTACCTAATGCTGTTGCATTCATTTACGTCATCAACAGTGCTAACTCTGGAGGCATTCAGGAGGACCGG CTTCTACAAATCTTAAATGAGCAAAACAGATGGCAAATAGAGGGACGACTGACTACGTTTGATTATAATTCAACGATTTTCGTCTGCAACAAGTGGGATATCGTGGAGAAAAGACACGAGGAAGACAAAGTGTGGAAAGACACCGAAGCCAAGTTGCAAAACGCTCTCCCGAACTTTCCTTTAAATCAAGTTTTCAGAATGAGTGTTACTGAG GCTGAAAGGTATAAAAAGTCTCGTATGGGTCTTACAGAAAAATTCAGAAGTCTACTGGATGGTGTAGAAAAATTAGTTCCAGCTAGCTTACATGCAAAGATTGGAAGACATTTTCA atttctaGAGATGTTCCTGCAGCAGCTTCAGTCTAAAATCATGTCAAGAATAAACCATGCTAAGAAATCAGAAGAAGAAAAGAATAAACTATATGAAGATGTTGTCAGGCGGTTGAACAGGCTCAATGCGGACTCGGACAGg GTTAAAGATGGTCTACTAAACACAGCAAAGGCAGAATGTCAGCAGATGGTAAATAAACTACATGAATATCTTCAAAGCGGTGACGTCAAGGAACGCTTGCTTTCTTGGCGGGAAGACGATGCCCCAGATATTGAAGCAGAAGACTTTGAAGTTACTAAATTTAAAGCGGATGGTATCATTGTTGGAAGAATCTTGAAGATGTTGAAAGATTGGGAAGAAGAAAATAAACTTGTGAAAGTGGCATCTGAACGGTTGACCAAGATGTTCAAAGAAGAATGCCAGATTATATCGAAGGATTACACGGATGTAAATGTAGTTGTTGAGGGTATGGTAGACGAGGACCTTCCATTAGCGCTTG GTATAGCGCCTTCTGGCAAACCAAATGATGCATTATTTACAAAGAGTGAAAAGGTTATTTTAGCGGTAGCAGCTCCGCTTTGGGTACCATTAGTAACTGCTGCCTCTCTGCTCTTCTTACCTGTGGGAGTTGGTATGTTCATTAAGGAAACAATTAAAGCCGGGAAGCAAAGGAGAGATTATAgggaaaacaaagtaaaatatatgaaagaatgGACTATGAAGATAATGGAATCGGCTTTCACAGAGGAAAATGTTGGCTCATTTATATTTGGTGTTTATTTTGGCAATTTCGAGAAGAAAATCGTTGAACTCTGCGAAGAATTTATCCCACAGCAAATTGCTGCCGACCAAAAGCAAGTGAATATTATTGCCAATGATAGAAGAACGTCCCATCAGATCCTCTCAGAGTTTCAACCATTACTTTATCAACTGAAGATGATTATGGGAAAACTGAGATATTACGAATTGAAATATATGGCAAAAGATATGATTGAGCAATCTGATTTGcatatagaaaaagaaataggCAGAGGAAATTTCTCCGATGTGTATCTCGCCACCTGGACAAATGGCGATAGAAAAGAGAGAGTGGCAATGAAGGTACTGCGAAGAAAACTGAAAGGTGCCGATATGGTATCACAGCTTGAGGAAGTGGAATGTCTAAG gaAATTCCGTCATACGAATATTGTGAAGATTTATGGTGTTTGTTATACCAATGACAGCACCGATTCCGTAGACAATCGGCTGACAATGGTGCTGGAATTCTGCGACAAGAGTTTGGAAGACATCGCTTTTAATGATGAAAAGTTACAGTGCAA GAATTTTAAATCAATACCTGAGAGATACGAGGCATTCACGTTTTATGTCACGATGGCAACAGGTGTCTGTGATGGATTGACAGAAATGCATCAGAAGGGCTACTTACACAGAGATCTCAAGTTGTCAAATGTCTTA GTGAAAAACAACATAGCGAAACTGTGTGACTTGGGATTCGCTAGGATGGAGGTAGCAGTAACTGGGACATTTGTTGGGACGATGACTCACATGTCACCGGAACTTCTTAAACACGAGAATTACACCTTTAGTTCCGACATATACAGTCTTGCAATTCTACTCTGGGAATTATGGTATGGTCATTACGCATACACAGAGTCAGATTATGACGGTCTGAAAACTTTTCAGCTACTGGACGCTATCAAATTAGGACAACGACCAAAGTTAACATGGAAGTTTCGTCCAACAAATGAACTGTCCGATGTGATAAAAGCCTGTTGGAATGGCGACCATTTAAAGCGGCCATCGGCATCTGAAGTAGGAGAGAGACTTAGAAAGATGTATCGTCAATACCACAACGAAGCAGAGTAA